TTCTAAATCCATTTCAAGAGTTAATCAATGCAATCAGTACGACAGAGAATGAAGTTGCTTTTGAACTTTTAGCAATGTTGAGAAAAATTGCAAATGCAGGTCCAATTCCTTCAATGGTTGATGCGGATACTTCTGTAGGCAGGACACTTGAGACTGCGCTCGGAATTGATATTAACTCATCCAAACAACCAGACTATAAAGGAATTGAACTTAAATCATTTAGAAACAGCAGAACAAATCGTAAAAATCTTTTCGCACAAGTTCCTGATTGGAAATTAAGTAAGTTTAAAAGTTCAGCAGAAATTCTTGACAATTTTGGATATGAACGTGATGATGCTTTTAAACTTTATTGCACGGTTTCAGCAATTACGAGAAACTCGCAAGGTTTGAATTTAAGAATTGATAACGACATCAAACAACTGATTGAAAACTCTGATAAACCAGAGGTTGGCGATTTTGTAGTTTGGACGTTAGACAAACTTCATAATCGCCTAAAGTCAAAACATAAAGAAACCTTTTGGGTAGAAGCGGAAAGTACCAGAATAAATGACCGAGAGCATTTTCAATATAAGTTGGTAGAACATACTAAAAAGCCAATCACTTCTCAATTTGATTTGTTAATTGAACAAGGCATTATAACACTTGACCATTTAATAAAGCGAAACTCGAAAGGAAAAGTTGTCGAAAAAGGTCCGCTTTTTAAAATAAAACCAAAAGGGATTGAATTGCTATTTCCACCAAGTGAAAGTTATGATTTAATGGTATAGTGGAATTGCCAACGCTGAAAGCCATACACATTTCCAGTCGCACCAGCCACGCTACACCAAAACTGTAAAAGAGTATGTCTTTGCCAACGCTAGCAAGTTTGCGGAAAAACGCCAGCCAGGTAACAATGTATATAAAACATAGCTATTAAAGGCTTTCCGAGAGGTTTTTGCTTTCTTGTTAAGTCCGCCAAATTTTTATTTTTGTATATTTAAAAAAAGTAAAAATTAAACATAAAAAATAAAAATTCGGCTCGTGTATAATCCGAAACGTTAGTGTCTTTTTACACGCTACGTTTCATATACTAGACCGTTCTCTGCAAGCTAAAAAAACATTGGTGAAAAAATTGAAGTATTCGAAAAAAATATGACGACACTCTTTATAAAAAATATGGTTTGCAACCGTTGTGTTATGGCGGTGAGAAATGAATTGAATAATTCAGGAATTGAGCCAATTGATGTACAATTGGGAGAAGTAACACTTGAAAAAGACCTCACAGCACAAGAAAAAGAAAAATTTAGTAAAGCGTTGGTGTCATTAGGCTTTGAAATGATTGATGACAAAAAAAGTCGCCTGATTGAGCAAATTAAAACAATAATCATTGACTTGGTACATCATCAGGATAATGGAACGAAAACCAATCTTTCAGATGTGTTAAGCAGTAAACTCTTTCACGATTACAACTACCTATCCAACCTGTTCTCTGAAGTAGAAGGTACTACCATTGAAAAATATTTTATTGCTCAAAAGATAGAAAAGGTAAAGGAGCTATTAGTTTATGATGAATTGTCTTTGAGTGAAATTGCATTTCGCCTCAATTATTCGAGTGTTGCCTATCTCAGCAATCAGTTCAAAAAAGTAACAGGGCTCTCGCCCAGCCATTTTAAAAACATACGTGAAGATAGAAGAAAGCCTTTGGACGAAGTGTAAGTAAATCTTACAAATCATTTCCAAAATTCCACAATAAAAAACCTATCCATTGTTGCCAACTTTGTATTGTAATTTAAAACAGTCGAAATATGGCAACAACAAATCAAAATACAGTTACGCAGACTTTCCCTGTTTTGGGAATGACCTGTGCTTCTTGTGCGAGTAGTGCAGAAAGTATCGTAACACATCAAGAGGGAGTGGTGAGTGCTTCTGTAAATTATGCTACAGGAAATCTTATCGTTGAATTTCTATCCAACGTAACCAATGCCGAAAAGATACGAAAAGCGGTCCAAGGTGTAGGATATGATTTATTAATTGAAGACGAATCCAAACAGCAGGAAAGCCTTGAGGTCATCCACGAAAAGAAGTTTAAACAACTCAAAAATAAAACCTTATGGGCGGTCATTCTTTCTTTGCCAGTAGTTATAATAGGTATGTTCTTTATGGATATGCCTTACGGTAATGAAATTATGTGGGCATTTTCAACACCTGTTGTATTGTGGTTGGGAAGAGATTTTTTTATAAATGCGTGGAAACAAGCCAAACACCGCAAAGCCAATATGGATACCTTAGTAGCATTGAGTACAGGCATTGCATATATTTTTAGTGTGTTCAATATGTTGTTTGCAGGTTTTTGGCATCAAAGAGGATTACACGCTCACGTTTATTTTGAAGCCGCAGCCGTCATTATCGCCTTTATATTGTTGGGAAAATTATTGGAAGAAAAAGCCAAAGGCAATACATCTTCTGCCATTAAAAAACTGATGGGCTTACAACCAAAAACGGTTATTGTCATTCAAGCAGACAACACAGAAAAACAGACAGCTATTGAAAATGTAAAAGTTGATGATGTCATTTTAGTAAAACCCGGTGAAAAAATTGCTGTGGATGGAATGGTCATTTCGGGCAGTTCGTATGTGGACGAAAGTATGTTGAGCGGAGAGCCTGTTCCCATATTAAAAAAGGAAAACGAAAAAGTATTTGCAGGAACGATAAACCAAAAAGGTGGTTTCCAATTTAAAGCTGTAAAAGTCGGTAAGGAAACAATGCTTGCCCAAATCATCAAAATGGTGCAAGATGCACAAGGGAGCAAAGCACCAGTTCAAAAATTGGTGGATAAAGTAGCAGGAATTTTTGTGCCTGTGGTAATGGGCATTGCATTACTTTCCTTCATTGTTTGGATGATTTTTGGAGGGGATAATGCCATAGTTCAAGGATTATTAGCAGCCGTTACAGTCTTGGTAATTGCTTGTCCGTGTGCTTTGGGATTGGCTACACCAACAGCCATAATGGTAGGCGTTGGCAAAGGTGCGGAGCAAGGTACTTTAATTAAAGATGCTGAAAGTTTGGAGTTAGCCAAAAAGGTTAATGCCATCATTTTAGACAAAACAGGAACAATTACAGAAGGTCGTCCACAAGTTACAGGCATTCAATGGTTGAATAATGATGACAGCAAAAAATACATTTTATTCAGTATAGAAAAACAATCCGAACATCCATTGGCGGAAGCCGTAGTGAAATATTTAGATAAAGTGAACTCAACTTCTCTTACTAATTTCGACAGCATCACAGGAAAAGGTGCAAAAGCCGACCAGAATAACGAAACCTATTTTGTAGGAAACAAAAAGTTATTGTTTGAAAACAACATCAGTATTCCCGAAGAATTGCAACAGCAAGCAAATGAATGGAGTAAGTTATCCAAAACCGTTATTTGGTTTTCCGACAGTAAACAAGCCCTTTCGGTAATTGCTATTTCCGATAAAATAAAAAAAACATCTGCACAGGCGATTAAAGAAATGCAGGATATGGGCATTGATTTGTATATGCTCACAGGCGATAACGAAGCCACAGCAAGAGCCATTGCCGAGCAAACAGGCATTAAACATTACAAAGCCGAAGTATTGCCACAGCACAAAGCCGATTTTGTAAAAGAACTGCAAGAGGAAGGCAAAACAGTAGCAATGGTTGGTGACGGCATTAATGACAGTACAGCTTTGGCAACTGCAGATGTAAGTATCGCTATGGGCAAAGGTTCAGACATTGCAATGGACGTAGCTAAAATGACCATCATTTCATCCGACTTAACCAAAATACCACAAGCCGTCAAACTATCCAAGCAAACGGTGGCAACTATTAAACAAAACTTGTTTTGGGCATTTATTTATAACCTGATTGGTATTCCGATTGCAGCAGGAATTTTATACCCAATTAATGGTTTTTTACTCAATCCAATGATTGCAGGAGCAGCTATGGCAATGAGTAGCGTAAGTGTTGTAAGTAATAGTTTGCGATTGAAATGGAAAAAAGTAATATAGTAAATCTTACAAATCATTTCCAAAATTGTACAACAATAAAGAATGGAATAGTAACAAAATTTGCATTATTAAATAACAAATAAAATTTTTAAAACAATGGAAAATAAAGAACTGAAATTCAAAACAAACCTCAATTGTGGAGGTTGCGTATCCAAAGTACAATCAGACTTTGACAATGCCGCAGGGGTTTGTCATTGGGATGTTGATACGGACAACAGCGACAAAATCCTTACCGTGAGTTCCAAAGGAATATCCGAAGATGAAGTGATAAAAATTGTTCAAAGCAAGGGCTTCAAGGCAGAAGTTATCAGTTAAGAGAACCCGATAAAATATTAAAAAAGCCAGCAGAGAACATTGTGTATAAGCAATAGCGGTTTGAGTGTAAACTTGAACCGTTTTTTCTTTTTATTAGAGTATATTGTAGCCTGAAAAGTAGTCATATAAAATCCGCTACTGCTCATACACGAGACCGTTGTAAAACATTTAAGAAAAATCTATGAACAGAATTTTAAGCCTCATAATTTGTGCCTTTTTAATAACATCTTGCGGAAAAAAACGAGAAGGAGAAGAAAAAACAGGAATATTATCACATTTAGTTAGCATTTCAGACAATGAAAACAATGGAATTCAGGAAATTTTAGACTTCTATGGTGGACGTGCAGAATATTCTATTGGTGCTTCTGCTTCAACAAGTGATGGAACAAAAAAGTACTTCGAAATAGAAATGAGTCAAAGCGATGCAATTGACAAACGATTAGACAAAGCTTATCTTCCTTCTTCAAATATTGCTTATAGATTCTATAAAAACCTAAAAGCGGAAAAGAAAAATTATGATGAAATTAAAGTTGTTTTGATTTCTAAAGAAAATAAAAAACAAGAATTTGACTTTCCCATTTCTCTTCTTGAAAAAGCCGAAAAAAGAATCAAAGTAGCTGAAAAAACTGTAAATCTTTTAAAAGAAAAACAGTTTGATGAATTAAAAAATATGCTTAATAACGAACTTGTTCCTTTTGACAAAGACGAACTGATTTCTCGCT
This region of Croceibacter atlanticus HTCC2559 genomic DNA includes:
- a CDS encoding MvaI/BcnI restriction endonuclease family protein, encoding MRKLTDEEQEKIKLLTKNQVSLTLIEPTETGLKKSIMDATGSVRSYLKSENIHDYELQNQGTESKVMIPTIIHTGFKIIKSKASLYRPSTKKGDPRIWFYGLTKVAEPNDIIGITFYNDNFQVFNLTKLDIKELIYSSILNPFQELINAISTTENEVAFELLAMLRKIANAGPIPSMVDADTSVGRTLETALGIDINSSKQPDYKGIELKSFRNSRTNRKNLFAQVPDWKLSKFKSSAEILDNFGYERDDAFKLYCTVSAITRNSQGLNLRIDNDIKQLIENSDKPEVGDFVVWTLDKLHNRLKSKHKETFWVEAESTRINDREHFQYKLVEHTKKPITSQFDLLIEQGIITLDHLIKRNSKGKVVEKGPLFKIKPKGIELLFPPSESYDLMV
- a CDS encoding AraC family transcriptional regulator — translated: MTTLFIKNMVCNRCVMAVRNELNNSGIEPIDVQLGEVTLEKDLTAQEKEKFSKALVSLGFEMIDDKKSRLIEQIKTIIIDLVHHQDNGTKTNLSDVLSSKLFHDYNYLSNLFSEVEGTTIEKYFIAQKIEKVKELLVYDELSLSEIAFRLNYSSVAYLSNQFKKVTGLSPSHFKNIREDRRKPLDEV
- a CDS encoding C-type lectin-like domain-containing protein, whose translation is MNRILSLIICAFLITSCGKKREGEEKTGILSHLVSISDNENNGIQEILDFYGGRAEYSIGASASTSDGTKKYFEIEMSQSDAIDKRLDKAYLPSSNIAYRFYKNLKAEKKNYDEIKVVLISKENKKQEFDFPISLLEKAEKRIKVAEKTVNLLKEKQFDELKNMLNNELVPFDKDELISRLKEVEPQFGNILEFRLFGFKITEIKDKELMHISAAIIRDKQNNEFSVDIDFNSEKYELYQLQYKL
- a CDS encoding heavy-metal-associated domain-containing protein encodes the protein MENKELKFKTNLNCGGCVSKVQSDFDNAAGVCHWDVDTDNSDKILTVSSKGISEDEVIKIVQSKGFKAEVIS
- a CDS encoding heavy metal translocating P-type ATPase, with the protein product MATTNQNTVTQTFPVLGMTCASCASSAESIVTHQEGVVSASVNYATGNLIVEFLSNVTNAEKIRKAVQGVGYDLLIEDESKQQESLEVIHEKKFKQLKNKTLWAVILSLPVVIIGMFFMDMPYGNEIMWAFSTPVVLWLGRDFFINAWKQAKHRKANMDTLVALSTGIAYIFSVFNMLFAGFWHQRGLHAHVYFEAAAVIIAFILLGKLLEEKAKGNTSSAIKKLMGLQPKTVIVIQADNTEKQTAIENVKVDDVILVKPGEKIAVDGMVISGSSYVDESMLSGEPVPILKKENEKVFAGTINQKGGFQFKAVKVGKETMLAQIIKMVQDAQGSKAPVQKLVDKVAGIFVPVVMGIALLSFIVWMIFGGDNAIVQGLLAAVTVLVIACPCALGLATPTAIMVGVGKGAEQGTLIKDAESLELAKKVNAIILDKTGTITEGRPQVTGIQWLNNDDSKKYILFSIEKQSEHPLAEAVVKYLDKVNSTSLTNFDSITGKGAKADQNNETYFVGNKKLLFENNISIPEELQQQANEWSKLSKTVIWFSDSKQALSVIAISDKIKKTSAQAIKEMQDMGIDLYMLTGDNEATARAIAEQTGIKHYKAEVLPQHKADFVKELQEEGKTVAMVGDGINDSTALATADVSIAMGKGSDIAMDVAKMTIISSDLTKIPQAVKLSKQTVATIKQNLFWAFIYNLIGIPIAAGILYPINGFLLNPMIAGAAMAMSSVSVVSNSLRLKWKKVI